One window of the Chitinophaga niabensis genome contains the following:
- a CDS encoding RagB/SusD family nutrient uptake outer membrane protein, translated as MTKYKFHIVTAITAASLLLSCNKDFLDRPPQNQLSEGTFWTGEKDVYAALNAIYNQIDGGEGSIFEDGSTDNAHAQYPWESNATTISLGDVTTSMNEGWSFTAIRRVNYFLENVDKVQMDATLKERFKAEARFMRAFRYFNMTNNFGDVPLITKTLSVEESYVARTPKADVLKFVLDELTAVSAILPPSYSGGKNNEKGRITKGAVIALKARVHLYNEQWQAAADAASQVMGMGYELFTITAEDAKDQADDYAQWVNFADATEAAKFRLGLRSYEKLFWQTNESNKEVILDRQHIPEKDAQFVNTYLLSDDLGGWSSVAPTQSLVDAYQSFKTGEAITPVAPAARATLYAARGTNPAFYDEYKNRDPRFYASILFDKASWNFIEQGYLFKWVKGGNNCSKTGYNFRKYVDPPTWAAQVDNHANHIIIRLAEILLTYAEAKNEVSGPDASIYDAVDKIRVRAGMPVLDRAKLNTKELLRAAIRNERRVELVLEGQRFMDIRRWKIAPAVMTNLYDLENGLVQTRRWDNKLYLMPVPQADIDKNPKLKPNNPGYTQ; from the coding sequence ATGACGAAGTATAAATTCCATATCGTTACAGCTATCACTGCTGCCTCCCTCCTGCTCTCCTGTAATAAGGATTTCCTGGACAGGCCGCCACAGAACCAGCTTTCAGAAGGTACCTTCTGGACGGGAGAAAAAGATGTATATGCCGCATTGAATGCCATCTACAACCAGATAGATGGTGGTGAAGGCAGCATCTTTGAAGATGGTTCCACGGATAATGCCCATGCGCAATACCCCTGGGAAAGCAATGCCACTACTATCTCTCTTGGAGATGTGACCACTTCCATGAATGAAGGCTGGAGTTTTACAGCCATACGCCGCGTGAACTACTTCCTCGAGAATGTGGACAAAGTGCAGATGGATGCTACGCTGAAAGAACGTTTCAAAGCAGAAGCCCGTTTTATGCGCGCCTTCCGCTATTTCAATATGACGAACAACTTCGGGGATGTGCCACTGATCACTAAAACATTATCTGTGGAAGAGTCCTACGTAGCACGTACGCCTAAAGCAGATGTATTGAAATTTGTGCTGGATGAGTTAACCGCAGTGTCCGCCATACTACCTCCCAGCTATAGTGGCGGCAAGAATAACGAGAAAGGCCGTATCACCAAAGGCGCCGTTATTGCTTTGAAAGCAAGGGTGCATTTATACAATGAACAATGGCAGGCCGCTGCTGATGCAGCTTCGCAGGTGATGGGAATGGGTTATGAACTGTTCACCATCACAGCAGAAGATGCCAAGGACCAGGCAGACGATTATGCACAATGGGTGAATTTTGCAGATGCCACAGAAGCAGCAAAGTTCCGCTTAGGGCTGCGCAGTTACGAAAAGCTTTTCTGGCAAACGAATGAAAGCAACAAAGAAGTGATCCTGGACAGGCAGCATATTCCTGAGAAGGATGCACAGTTCGTGAACACTTACCTGCTTTCTGATGATCTGGGAGGATGGAGTTCTGTTGCCCCCACGCAAAGCCTCGTAGATGCTTACCAGAGCTTTAAAACGGGAGAAGCTATTACACCGGTTGCACCAGCTGCCAGGGCAACGCTGTATGCCGCCCGTGGCACCAACCCTGCCTTTTATGATGAATACAAAAACCGCGACCCACGTTTCTATGCCAGCATCCTTTTTGATAAAGCATCCTGGAATTTCATTGAGCAGGGCTACCTGTTCAAATGGGTGAAAGGTGGTAATAACTGTTCCAAAACGGGATACAATTTCCGTAAGTATGTAGATCCTCCCACCTGGGCTGCACAGGTTGATAATCATGCCAACCATATTATCATCCGCCTGGCAGAAATATTGCTCACCTATGCGGAAGCAAAGAACGAAGTAAGCGGACCGGATGCCAGCATCTATGATGCGGTAGACAAGATCCGTGTACGTGCAGGTATGCCTGTGCTGGACAGGGCTAAGCTCAATACAAAAGAACTGCTTCGTGCAGCGATCCGTAATGAACGCAGGGTAGAACTGGTGCTGGAAGGACAACGTTTTATGGACATCCGCCGCTGGAAGATCGCGCCTGCAGTAATGACCAACTTATACGACCTGGAGAATGGCCTGGTGCAAACAAGAAGATGGGATAACAAATTGTACCTGATGCCGGTACCACAAGCTGATATTGATAAGAACCCCAAGTTGAAACCTAATAATCCTGGTTATACGCAGTGA
- a CDS encoding TonB-dependent receptor: MKLIFTIVLITCMQVSAKVYSQKTKLTFRAEKVQLAKILRLIEKQTNYRFVYSNEVLPAEKKITVHALETPFDEVMKTLLDDTGLNFKLLANNLVVIAPGRMVIEDITIKGKVSDATGVPLPGVSVRIENTTKGTSTNAGGQFELQAPGTANLVFSYLGYLTQVIPVNSQTTINVILKEDTKGLNEVVVVGYGSQKRVNMTGAVATISPAQITERPVTSIQNALQGLTPGLTVLNRPGDVGSDVGTLTVRGRTNLGAPGPLIIIDGIPASNRELASLNPNDVESMSVLKDAASAAIYGARAANGVVLITTKKGVEGKMSIDLNANYGWQSPTRLPDYLGSGDFARLYNEAMKNAGKQPRYTAEEISKFDNGTDRDLYPNTDWYKEALRKNPAYKDIQLGVSGSSKLTQYYLSTGYFGQESLVQNKGLNRYTIRLNTSSQVLPILNIGTNMSFLKQDLDTKGGEMNWVSLNRLGPTMAARHSDGSWGTVNGGKVDATLAKDNVLRNMAEGGRSWTRNQVIQTALNATLTPLPGLTIKGLGSLKYNNELNNSFTNELPALINFITKAPIASTAVTPNEMTEYWGRRQEILVQAYAEYDKHFGKHGAKIMVGASQESNEYRNAFIGRKRFPNNAATTVGLGAGGSENISSDGTGSANRSTAEEWAIRSYFGRVNYNYNDKYLLEANLRMDLSSRFHPDHRLSQFPSVSAGWRISEEPFLKGNVSWLNNLKLRGSWGILGNQDNVAIGNYYDRLNTGYAYNFEGAPADGVWQSIGTNKLASWEKVNMTDIGIDLTLFNGLLDVTADYYVKKTNGILLPQSVPSTYALDAATVNAGSTRNTGIELMLSHNNQIGKDFQYRVSVNLSHIRNKIVFLGNGVHERLADRWIERVGESVGSFYGWEAQGLFKDQKDVDDHAKQSASTKPGDIKYKDQNGDKVIDASDRVIIGNDVPWLNYGGAIGASYKGFDFEVLIYGAAKVKTYLDGEAAFSFFNGASVKDYHLKRWTTENPDPNAAYPRILISADGKHNYDNRSSFWLFDASYLRIRSLSLGYTIPRQITKKAAMQQAKVFVSANNPFTFMMDKRLTDYDPEIGSGRGGYPGVKTWAVGLNVRF; the protein is encoded by the coding sequence ATGAAATTGATCTTTACAATTGTTCTCATAACGTGCATGCAGGTATCAGCCAAAGTTTATTCACAGAAGACCAAATTAACATTCCGCGCAGAAAAGGTACAACTGGCCAAAATCTTACGATTAATAGAGAAACAGACTAACTATCGCTTTGTATACAGTAATGAGGTCCTTCCCGCTGAAAAAAAGATCACTGTCCACGCTTTAGAAACGCCATTTGACGAGGTGATGAAAACTTTGCTGGATGATACCGGCCTGAACTTTAAATTATTGGCCAACAACCTGGTGGTGATTGCACCGGGGCGTATGGTCATAGAAGATATCACCATCAAAGGAAAGGTATCTGATGCTACGGGTGTACCCTTGCCAGGTGTGAGTGTAAGAATTGAGAACACCACCAAAGGCACCTCCACCAATGCCGGCGGCCAGTTTGAACTGCAGGCACCCGGCACTGCCAATCTCGTATTCAGCTACCTGGGATATTTAACGCAGGTAATACCTGTAAATAGCCAGACTACAATTAACGTTATACTAAAAGAAGATACCAAAGGCCTGAATGAAGTAGTAGTGGTAGGTTATGGCAGCCAGAAAAGAGTGAACATGACGGGTGCTGTGGCTACAATCAGCCCCGCACAGATCACAGAGCGGCCGGTTACTTCTATCCAGAATGCTTTACAGGGCCTCACTCCGGGCTTAACTGTACTCAACCGCCCCGGCGATGTAGGCAGTGATGTAGGTACACTTACCGTACGCGGAAGAACAAACCTCGGCGCTCCCGGCCCATTGATCATCATAGATGGTATACCTGCATCCAACCGCGAACTGGCTTCGCTGAACCCTAACGATGTGGAAAGCATGAGTGTGTTGAAAGATGCTGCCTCCGCTGCCATTTATGGTGCCAGGGCTGCCAATGGCGTAGTACTGATCACTACCAAAAAAGGGGTGGAAGGAAAGATGTCCATCGACCTGAATGCCAATTACGGCTGGCAATCCCCTACCCGCTTACCGGACTATCTTGGCTCCGGAGATTTTGCCCGGCTGTATAATGAAGCCATGAAAAATGCCGGCAAACAACCCCGTTATACCGCAGAAGAGATCAGCAAATTTGATAACGGCACGGATAGGGACCTTTATCCGAACACAGACTGGTATAAAGAAGCGCTGCGTAAAAACCCTGCCTACAAAGACATTCAGCTGGGTGTTAGCGGCAGCAGCAAACTCACCCAGTATTATCTGAGCACCGGGTATTTTGGCCAGGAATCGCTGGTACAGAACAAAGGGCTGAACAGGTATACGATCAGGTTAAACACCAGTTCACAGGTATTACCCATCCTGAACATAGGCACCAATATGTCCTTCCTGAAACAGGACCTGGACACAAAAGGCGGGGAAATGAACTGGGTAAGTCTTAACCGCCTTGGCCCCACTATGGCTGCCCGTCACTCAGATGGTTCCTGGGGAACAGTCAATGGCGGTAAAGTAGATGCTACGCTCGCTAAAGATAATGTGCTCCGTAACATGGCAGAAGGCGGACGCAGCTGGACGCGCAACCAGGTGATACAAACTGCGCTCAATGCTACACTTACTCCATTACCCGGATTAACCATTAAAGGACTCGGTTCACTCAAATACAACAATGAACTCAATAACAGTTTCACGAACGAATTGCCCGCACTGATCAATTTCATTACAAAGGCACCCATTGCCTCTACGGCAGTAACGCCTAATGAAATGACGGAATACTGGGGCCGCCGGCAGGAAATACTGGTGCAGGCCTATGCTGAATATGATAAACATTTCGGCAAACACGGCGCAAAGATCATGGTGGGCGCTTCCCAGGAAAGCAATGAATACCGTAATGCTTTCATCGGCCGCAAACGCTTCCCGAACAACGCCGCCACAACAGTAGGACTGGGTGCCGGTGGTTCCGAGAACATCAGCTCAGATGGAACTGGTTCCGCTAACCGTTCCACTGCAGAAGAATGGGCCATCCGCTCTTACTTCGGCCGGGTGAATTACAATTACAACGACAAATACCTGCTGGAAGCAAACCTCCGTATGGACCTTTCTTCCCGTTTCCATCCGGATCACCGTCTTTCTCAATTCCCTTCCGTATCTGCCGGATGGCGTATTTCAGAAGAGCCTTTCCTGAAAGGGAATGTTTCCTGGCTGAACAACCTGAAACTACGCGGCTCCTGGGGTATACTGGGTAACCAGGACAATGTGGCCATAGGCAACTATTACGACCGGCTCAATACAGGGTATGCCTACAATTTTGAAGGCGCTCCTGCAGATGGTGTATGGCAAAGCATAGGCACCAATAAACTGGCCAGCTGGGAAAAGGTGAACATGACTGACATAGGTATAGACCTCACCCTGTTCAATGGTTTGCTGGATGTAACAGCGGATTATTATGTAAAGAAAACCAATGGCATTCTTTTACCACAAAGCGTACCCAGCACTTATGCGCTGGATGCAGCTACGGTAAATGCAGGTTCTACCAGGAACACCGGTATTGAATTAATGCTTTCTCATAATAACCAGATAGGCAAGGATTTCCAATACCGTGTAAGTGTGAACCTTTCACACATCCGTAACAAGATCGTATTCCTCGGTAATGGTGTGCATGAAAGACTGGCAGACAGGTGGATAGAACGTGTAGGCGAATCCGTGGGTTCTTTCTATGGCTGGGAAGCACAGGGTTTATTTAAAGATCAGAAGGATGTGGACGATCATGCCAAACAATCTGCTTCCACCAAACCGGGCGACATCAAATACAAAGATCAGAATGGCGACAAGGTGATAGATGCCAGTGACCGTGTGATCATTGGAAATGATGTGCCCTGGCTCAACTACGGCGGCGCAATAGGTGCCAGCTATAAAGGATTTGATTTTGAAGTACTGATCTATGGTGCAGCCAAAGTAAAAACTTACCTGGATGGCGAAGCTGCATTCTCTTTCTTCAATGGCGCCAGCGTAAAAGATTATCACCTGAAACGCTGGACAACAGAAAACCCTGATCCGAATGCAGCTTATCCGCGCATCCTGATCAGTGCTGATGGTAAACACAACTACGATAACCGTTCTTCTTTCTGGCTGTTCGATGCATCTTACCTGCGGATACGCTCCCTGAGCCTGGGTTACACCATTCCCCGCCAAATCACCAAAAAAGCAGCTATGCAACAGGCCAAAGTATTTGTGAGCGCCAACAATCCCTTCACTTTTATGATGGACAAAAGGCTGACGGACTATGATCCTGAGATCGGCTCCGGAAGAGGTGGTTACCCTGGTGTTAAAACATGGGCCGTTGGTTTGAATGTAAGATTCTAA
- a CDS encoding FecR family protein produces the protein MNQERIDQLLTLYGRNECSTEELAELHKWYQQLDTNQAPPFTDDKAAAQLQAQLWEQLKTARQPTRVFRLPVWARVAAVAIVLAGAAFWLVQTNSSKTTTPLAVTPAPKKISIPYGATKKIQLPDGTEVWLNAGSELLYAADFNTRHRTVQLSGEAFFDVKKDAERPFIINTGKMNIRVLGTAFNVKAYPEDKTSEASLIRGAIEVSMHGDPKKKFILRPNEKIVFPNRPLPGSNDLEALQREGYALSSVSINPVDSSVVETAWTNNRLAFMNERFGDIAQQLERKFEVKLHFEDSTAAGLRFTATFEDEDIRETLEALQYSLPFNFRIDKKDIYITR, from the coding sequence TTGAACCAGGAAAGAATCGATCAGCTTTTAACGCTCTACGGCCGGAACGAATGCTCCACGGAAGAACTGGCAGAACTCCACAAGTGGTATCAGCAACTGGACACCAACCAGGCACCGCCTTTTACAGATGATAAAGCAGCAGCACAACTGCAGGCGCAGCTTTGGGAACAACTCAAAACAGCCCGTCAGCCAACCCGTGTATTCCGCCTGCCCGTATGGGCAAGAGTGGCTGCTGTAGCCATTGTACTGGCCGGCGCGGCATTCTGGCTCGTACAAACCAATTCATCCAAAACCACTACTCCCCTGGCAGTGACACCTGCGCCCAAAAAGATCAGCATACCTTATGGCGCTACAAAGAAAATCCAATTACCGGATGGTACGGAAGTATGGCTGAATGCCGGTAGTGAACTGCTCTATGCTGCTGATTTCAACACCAGGCACCGCACCGTACAACTCAGCGGGGAAGCCTTTTTTGATGTAAAGAAAGATGCAGAACGGCCCTTTATCATTAATACGGGCAAAATGAACATCCGTGTACTCGGTACTGCTTTCAATGTAAAAGCTTACCCGGAAGATAAAACATCGGAAGCCTCCCTGATCCGCGGTGCGATTGAAGTAAGCATGCACGGTGATCCGAAAAAGAAATTCATTCTCCGCCCGAACGAAAAGATCGTGTTTCCCAACAGGCCTTTACCGGGCAGCAACGATCTGGAGGCATTACAGCGGGAAGGATATGCCCTCTCCAGTGTATCCATCAACCCGGTGGATAGCAGCGTAGTAGAAACGGCATGGACCAATAACCGCCTGGCCTTTATGAATGAACGCTTCGGGGATATTGCGCAGCAGCTGGAAAGGAAGTTTGAAGTGAAGTTACATTTTGAAGACAGTACAGCCGCGGGCTTACGTTTCACTGCTACTTTTGAGGATGAGGATATCCGTGAAACGCTGGAAGCACTGCAGTATTCATTGCCTTTTAATTTCAGGATAGATAAAAAAGATATTTATATCACACGTTAA
- a CDS encoding RNA polymerase sigma factor yields the protein MKNYSDVQLLKMLREDSEQAYREIYDRYWKVLYETAFRKTTADDACDLVQDIFLYLWKNRHTIFLEVQLNTYLQAALRHKIIDLYRLRSVRERYYAQIFPSGAFSGNEYELKELNQVIRSAINRMPSRMREIFLLNRDGDLPSAAIAEKLSLSDQTIRNQISTAIQRIRLAVDHYQRSK from the coding sequence TTGAAGAACTACTCTGATGTTCAGTTGCTGAAGATGCTCCGGGAGGACAGTGAACAAGCATACCGGGAAATCTATGACCGGTACTGGAAAGTATTGTATGAAACCGCCTTCCGCAAAACTACAGCAGACGATGCCTGTGACCTGGTGCAAGATATTTTCCTCTATTTGTGGAAAAACAGGCACACTATCTTTCTGGAAGTGCAGCTCAATACCTACCTGCAGGCAGCCTTACGCCACAAGATCATAGACCTTTACCGCCTCCGTTCCGTACGGGAGCGTTATTATGCACAGATCTTCCCCTCAGGTGCGTTTTCCGGCAATGAATATGAACTGAAGGAACTCAACCAGGTGATCCGTTCCGCCATCAACCGTATGCCTTCCCGCATGCGCGAGATCTTTCTGCTTAACCGGGATGGAGACCTCCCCTCCGCCGCCATCGCCGAAAAGCTTTCCCTCTCCGATCAGACCATCCGTAACCAGATCTCCACGGCCATTCAAAGGATCCGCCTGGCTGTAGACCACTACCAGCGCAGCAAATAA
- the msrA gene encoding peptide-methionine (S)-S-oxide reductase → MRQLKRYLLFVAMLGSSLASCAQQQTKTEKEPGDMTINKDTKTATAIFGNGCFWCTEAIFQQLEGVLKVESGYSGGANPNPTYEEVCTGLTGHAEAARITYDPSKISYATLLEAFWGSHDPTTLNRQGNDVGTQYRSVIFYENEEQHKEAEFYKKKLQESGAYDQPIVTEITPFKAFYVAENYHQNYYNQNGSAPYCTYVIKPKLEKFKKAFKDKLKH, encoded by the coding sequence ATGAGACAGCTAAAAAGATACCTTTTGTTCGTGGCTATGCTGGGTTCCAGCCTCGCATCCTGCGCTCAGCAGCAAACAAAAACCGAAAAAGAACCAGGAGATATGACCATTAATAAAGACACAAAAACCGCAACGGCCATCTTTGGAAATGGCTGTTTCTGGTGTACAGAGGCAATATTCCAACAGTTAGAGGGGGTATTAAAGGTGGAATCCGGCTATTCCGGTGGCGCCAACCCCAATCCCACCTACGAGGAGGTATGTACGGGCCTTACCGGGCATGCGGAAGCGGCCAGGATCACCTACGATCCTTCGAAGATCAGTTATGCCACCCTGCTGGAAGCATTCTGGGGGAGCCATGACCCTACTACTTTGAACCGCCAGGGGAACGATGTGGGTACGCAGTACCGCTCTGTGATCTTCTATGAGAACGAAGAACAGCATAAAGAGGCTGAATTTTACAAAAAGAAGCTGCAGGAGTCCGGCGCTTATGATCAGCCGATTGTAACGGAAATTACCCCATTTAAGGCGTTCTATGTAGCGGAGAACTATCATCAGAACTATTACAACCAGAACGGTTCGGCACCATATTGTACGTATGTGATCAAACCTAAGTTGGAAAAATTCAAGAAAGCATTTAAGGATAAGCTGAAACACTAG
- a CDS encoding endonuclease MutS2 has protein sequence MKYFPESAPVQLEFDKVKILLQEHCKTELGKQMADELRLHTHIDYVKTALQQAHEYKQLVLIQQHFPNDHVLNLKQELRLLEIQGAVLAGEQFMQLRKLAESMNSIVRFFDADRRVTYWGLYSLIKETHYEKKIVSQIDEVLDETGQVRDNATPELAKIRTNLFRKRTDLRRVFDRILGKLQKQGYLADIEESFLNGRRVVAIFAEQKRMVKGILHGESDTRRTAFLEPEETIQLNNEVFSLERDEQREVYAILKNLTAELAKHHGLLQQYHTLLGIYDFIRAKARLALDINGNYPMLVPHAQVHLVEAYHPLLLLYNRKQGKPTIPVNMTLNKDNHILVISGPNAGGKTVTLKTVGLIQLMLQAGLLVPVHPSSQLGIFRNLMIHIGDTQSLEFELSTYSSHLKNMKYFMENANGKTLFFIDELGSGSDPNLGGAFAEVIMEELARKHAFGIVTTHYLNLKIMAGKVKGIVNAAMGFDEENLLPMYKLLIGKPGSSYTFSIAQRIGLDPALINRARKLVDDGHFRLDKLLNKAEQDLQKVESKEKELQKLLKENEKLKKEYEVLSDKERVQQQYTLLKLQNKIREEEIIYLKDMERKLKQIVFEWKRTDDKAKVIKQAEALLFRKKEKSINEKLQKKVQDKFEELAGEIKVGDRVKIRTNNQVGKVTELRNKSAIVQIGNIPINVKMSDLVLVQERQKVE, from the coding sequence GTGAAATATTTTCCAGAATCGGCGCCGGTGCAGTTGGAATTTGACAAGGTAAAGATTTTGTTGCAGGAGCATTGTAAAACGGAGCTGGGCAAGCAAATGGCCGATGAGCTGCGCCTGCATACACATATCGATTACGTAAAGACTGCGCTTCAACAGGCGCATGAGTATAAGCAATTGGTGCTGATCCAGCAGCACTTTCCCAATGATCACGTCCTCAATCTCAAGCAGGAATTACGCCTGCTGGAAATTCAGGGGGCCGTGCTCGCCGGGGAACAATTCATGCAACTCCGCAAACTGGCGGAAAGCATGAACAGTATCGTCCGGTTCTTTGATGCAGACAGAAGAGTGACATATTGGGGGCTGTATAGCCTGATCAAAGAAACCCATTACGAAAAGAAGATCGTTTCGCAGATAGATGAAGTGCTGGATGAAACCGGGCAGGTGCGCGACAATGCAACACCTGAGCTGGCAAAGATCCGGACAAACCTGTTCCGTAAAAGAACAGATCTCCGGAGGGTGTTTGACCGGATACTGGGTAAACTGCAGAAACAGGGCTACCTGGCGGATATCGAAGAGAGTTTCCTCAACGGGCGCAGGGTAGTGGCCATCTTTGCAGAACAAAAACGAATGGTGAAAGGGATCCTGCACGGCGAATCAGATACCCGCCGCACTGCTTTCCTGGAACCGGAAGAAACCATTCAGCTGAACAATGAGGTCTTTTCCCTGGAAAGGGATGAACAGAGAGAAGTCTATGCCATCCTCAAGAACCTCACGGCAGAACTGGCCAAACACCATGGCTTATTGCAGCAATATCATACCCTGCTTGGGATCTATGATTTTATACGAGCAAAAGCCCGCCTGGCACTGGATATCAACGGAAACTACCCCATGCTCGTGCCACACGCGCAGGTGCATCTGGTAGAGGCCTATCATCCTTTGCTGCTATTGTATAACCGCAAACAGGGAAAGCCCACCATCCCCGTGAACATGACGCTGAACAAGGATAACCACATCCTCGTGATCAGTGGCCCTAACGCAGGAGGGAAAACGGTGACGCTGAAAACTGTAGGGCTCATTCAGCTGATGTTGCAGGCAGGATTATTAGTACCGGTACACCCCAGCAGCCAGCTGGGCATCTTCCGGAACCTGATGATCCACATCGGGGACACCCAGAGCCTGGAATTTGAACTGAGCACCTATAGTTCACACCTGAAGAATATGAAATACTTCATGGAGAACGCCAATGGTAAAACATTGTTCTTCATTGACGAATTGGGCAGCGGCTCCGATCCTAACCTGGGCGGAGCTTTTGCAGAGGTGATCATGGAAGAGCTGGCCAGGAAACATGCCTTTGGCATTGTTACCACCCACTATCTCAACCTGAAGATCATGGCCGGTAAAGTGAAAGGAATTGTGAATGCCGCCATGGGATTTGATGAAGAGAACCTGCTCCCCATGTATAAACTGCTGATCGGCAAACCCGGCAGCTCTTATACATTCTCCATTGCCCAGCGTATAGGCCTGGACCCCGCCCTCATCAACAGGGCACGCAAATTAGTAGATGACGGACATTTCCGCTTAGATAAATTACTGAATAAAGCAGAACAGGACCTGCAAAAAGTAGAAAGCAAAGAAAAAGAACTGCAAAAACTACTCAAAGAGAACGAAAAACTTAAAAAGGAATACGAAGTACTGTCTGACAAAGAACGCGTACAGCAGCAATACACCCTGCTAAAGCTGCAGAACAAGATCAGGGAAGAAGAGATCATCTACCTGAAGGATATGGAACGCAAACTGAAGCAGATCGTATTTGAATGGAAGCGCACAGACGATAAGGCAAAAGTGATCAAACAGGCAGAGGCGCTGCTTTTCCGTAAGAAAGAAAAGTCTATCAACGAGAAATTACAGAAAAAGGTACAGGATAAATTCGAAGAACTGGCAGGAGAGATTAAAGTGGGGGACCGGGTAAAGATCCGGACGAATAACCAGGTAGGAAAAGTAACAGAACTAAGGAATAAGAGTGCCATCGTACAGATAGGGAATATTCCCATCAATGTAAAAATGAGCGACCTCGTATTAGTACAGGAACGCCAGAAAGTTGAATAA
- a CDS encoding helix-turn-helix domain-containing protein: MQLAKYNQIPLITLQDNSLAVEGSQFMIHRTNLKDIKWEGFEVPHRHDGYTIDILLRGSVTLYIDFEKHIINAPAVIMMDPEQIRQYDMSSDAEVIGLYFTRDFLITETLGVLSCWQCVFKDNILRLEESQLQEVLSFARILLAEFRNDKPRKEAIIRNVLSAFIIACGRIARPEDNVDLYRTETSFSGLGIQFKILVDQHFREKVQVTDYAEMLHVTPGHLNDTVKTTIGRSAKQIIDAKRIMEAKRLLFWQQHSVKQIAGELNFDDDAYFNRFFKKHTGQTPALFQKTIREKYN; this comes from the coding sequence ATGCAGCTGGCTAAATATAATCAGATACCCTTGATCACCCTGCAGGATAACAGTCTTGCCGTAGAAGGCTCACAGTTCATGATCCACCGGACCAACCTGAAGGATATCAAATGGGAAGGATTCGAAGTGCCGCACCGGCATGACGGGTACACCATAGACATCTTGCTGAGAGGCTCCGTTACATTATATATAGACTTCGAGAAACACATTATTAATGCACCTGCCGTGATCATGATGGACCCGGAACAGATCCGCCAGTATGATATGAGTTCGGACGCGGAAGTGATAGGCCTGTATTTTACCCGGGATTTCCTGATCACGGAAACTTTAGGCGTACTGAGCTGCTGGCAATGTGTATTCAAGGATAATATACTGCGCCTGGAAGAAAGCCAGCTGCAGGAAGTGCTTTCTTTCGCCCGTATCCTCCTGGCTGAGTTCAGGAACGACAAACCCCGGAAGGAAGCCATTATCAGGAATGTGCTCAGTGCTTTTATCATTGCCTGCGGGCGTATTGCCAGGCCGGAGGATAATGTGGACCTCTACCGCACCGAAACCAGTTTCAGTGGCCTGGGCATCCAGTTCAAGATCCTGGTAGACCAGCACTTCCGTGAAAAAGTACAGGTTACGGACTATGCGGAGATGCTCCACGTAACCCCCGGACATTTGAACGATACAGTAAAAACTACCATAGGCAGGAGTGCCAAGCAGATCATAGACGCTAAACGTATAATGGAAGCAAAACGGCTACTGTTCTGGCAACAGCACTCTGTGAAGCAGATTGCGGGGGAATTGAATTTTGACGATGACGCGTATTTTAACCGTTTCTTTAAAAAACATACGGGGCAGACGCCGGCACTCTTTCAAAAGACTATCCGTGAAAAGTACAACTAA